The Actinomycetota bacterium genome has a segment encoding these proteins:
- a CDS encoding IS5 family transposase (programmed frameshift), with product MTVEELVPDGLWAEIAPLLPAPPPRPRGGRRRVPYRNVVAGIVYVLRTGVPWRYVPARELGCGSGVTCWRRLVEWQQAGVWELLHARLLERANAAGGLDWSAASADSTSVRAKRGGNLIGANPTDRGKPGSKYHLIVDGAGLPLAALVSAANTHDSRLLVALVDRVGPVRGRIGRPRRRPERLYADKAYDFSRCRQALRARGITARIAHRGMESSRRLGRQRWKVERTIAWLLEHRRLQVRYERLAVVLEGLLQLACALMCWRTLRTIKEGV from the exons ATGACCGTTGAGGAGCTTGTTCCCGATGGATTGTGGGCCGAGATCGCGCCGCTGCTGCCGGCTCCGCCGCCTCGCCCCAGGGGTGGCCGCCGGCGGGTGCCCTACCGCAACGTGGTCGCGGGGATCGTCTATGTGCTGCGGACCGGGGTGCCCTGGCGGTACGTCCCCGCCCGGGAGCTGGGCTGTGGCAGCGGGGTGACCTGTTGGCGGCGGCTGGTGGAGTGGCAGCAGGCCGGGGTGTGGGAGCTGCTGCACGCTCGGCTGTTGGAGCGCGCCAATGCCGCGGGTGGGCTGGACTGGTCGGCGGCCAGCGCCGACAGCACCAGCGTGCGGGCCAAGCGTGGGGGGAACT TGATCGGCGCCAATCCCACCGATCGCGGCAAGCCGGGCTCCAAGTACCACCTGATCGTGGACGGCGCTGGGCTGCCGTTGGCCGCGCTGGTGTCGGCGGCCAACACCCATGACTCGCGGCTGCTGGTGGCGTTGGTGGACCGGGTCGGGCCGGTGCGAGGACGGATCGGCCGGCCACGGCGGCGTCCTGAGCGGCTGTACGCCGACAAGGCCTACGACTTCTCACGCTGCCGACAGGCGCTGCGGGCGCGTGGCATCACCGCTCGGATCGCCCACCGTGGGATGGAGTCCAGCAGGCGGCTGGGTCGCCAGCGCTGGAAGGTGGAGCGGACCATCGCCTGGCTGCTGGAGCATCGCCGCCTCCAGGTCCGCTATGAGCGGCTGGCCGTG